In Patescibacteria group bacterium, the following are encoded in one genomic region:
- a CDS encoding ATP-binding cassette domain-containing protein: MIKVENLTKSYANFKALDGVSFEVQKGEIIGFLGPNGAGKTTTMRILTGFFPPTSGKVEIDGFDIFNDSIEVRKRIGYLPENTPLYQDMEVYAFLRYMAELKDVEPEKKNQHIKNIMKRCGIEHMKNEIISRLSKGYKQRVGLAQALIGDPKVLILDEPTIGLDPKQIIEIRNLIKELGKEKTIILSTHILPEVAVTCTRVIIINEGKIVAEDTPDNLENKVSGVAKVIVTVRGGSPDLIKSRLEGVQGVSNVTVLKNHAGFTDLSIQSEKDVDVRDKVSSIIVQNNWGLIEMHRETLGLEEIFLKLTKKG; this comes from the coding sequence ATGATTAAGGTAGAAAATCTTACAAAGTCATACGCAAATTTTAAAGCACTAGATGGTGTTTCTTTCGAGGTGCAAAAGGGCGAAATTATCGGTTTTCTAGGTCCTAATGGCGCTGGAAAGACGACAACAATGAGGATTTTGACAGGTTTTTTTCCTCCAACATCAGGAAAAGTCGAAATCGATGGTTTTGATATTTTTAATGATTCGATTGAAGTTCGAAAGAGAATCGGCTATTTGCCAGAAAATACTCCATTATATCAAGACATGGAAGTTTATGCATTTTTACGATATATGGCAGAATTGAAGGATGTTGAGCCAGAAAAGAAAAATCAGCATATCAAGAATATTATGAAGCGTTGCGGAATTGAGCACATGAAAAATGAGATTATTTCTCGTCTTTCAAAAGGCTATAAACAAAGAGTTGGATTAGCCCAAGCTTTAATTGGTGATCCAAAAGTATTAATTTTGGATGAGCCAACTATTGGTTTGGATCCAAAACAGATTATTGAAATTAGGAATTTGATTAAAGAATTAGGCAAAGAAAAAACAATTATTTTATCAACTCATATTTTACCAGAAGTAGCTGTGACTTGTACTAGAGTTATAATTATTAATGAAGGAAAGATTGTTGCTGAAGATACACCAGATAATTTGGAGAATAAAGTTTCAGGTGTTGCAAAAGTAATTGTAACTGTTCGAGGCGGATCTCCTGATTTGATAAAATCAAGATTGGAAGGCGTACAGGGTGTCAGCAATGTAACTGTTTTGAAAAATCATGCTGGATTTACTGATTTAAGTATTCAATCTGAAAAAGATGTTGATGTCAGAGATAAAGTTTCTTCAATTATAGTTCAAAATAATTGGGGATTGATTGAAATGCATCGCGAAACTTTAGGATTAGAGGAAATTTTCTTAAAACTTACTAAAAAGGGTTAA
- a CDS encoding Gldg family protein: MKFDKKKISEKIKGASKKASNVLGARQTKFGSNTLVLILALLGILILVNYIVRKESGTLRYDMTKNKQFTLSDQTKKVLQNVNDDVNITIFYQTDNPSRAQLQNLLSEYQAKNSRIKFEFVDPDKNPTKAREFGITRYGTIIFKKGDKTEQTTGFSESDITSSILKLSKDGKKVVYFMIGHKEKDLSLTSEKGYSSIKNTLEKENFEIKNLNLTTVSKVPDDASVVILAGPQKALLDKEKESLKKYLDEKDGKLFALIDPRKEIKEDVKVNDLLNNYGINLTDGLVIDPTKAFFGDVAAPVVEKWESHQITEGLSAAFFPGVQMVSKGDKTPENILVNDLGKSSNDSWLENNLDTEKVKYDAGSDKKGPISIGTAAHQTKKVKEGDQEVAKEGLRIVVIGDSDFAVNGYETFLGNQDLFVNSLHWLASEEELISIRPKEEEQRTVALTGSQGRIIFYLTVVIMPLTAIGVGIYVWSRRRKTRRQ; this comes from the coding sequence ATGAAATTTGATAAGAAAAAAATTAGTGAAAAGATCAAAGGTGCAAGCAAAAAAGCTAGCAATGTTTTAGGTGCAAGACAAACAAAATTTGGCAGCAATACTTTAGTATTGATTTTGGCTTTGCTTGGTATTTTAATTCTTGTTAATTATATTGTTAGAAAAGAATCTGGAACTTTGCGATATGATATGACAAAGAACAAACAGTTTACTTTGTCTGATCAAACAAAAAAAGTTTTGCAGAATGTTAATGATGATGTAAATATTACAATTTTTTATCAGACTGATAATCCATCTCGTGCTCAATTGCAAAATTTATTATCTGAATATCAAGCGAAAAATTCTCGTATTAAATTTGAATTTGTTGATCCAGATAAAAATCCAACAAAGGCCAGAGAATTTGGAATTACAAGATATGGAACAATTATATTCAAAAAAGGAGATAAAACAGAACAAACGACTGGTTTTTCAGAAAGTGATATAACTTCAAGTATTTTAAAATTAAGCAAAGATGGCAAAAAAGTTGTTTACTTTATGATTGGTCATAAAGAAAAAGATTTAAGCTTGACCTCAGAAAAAGGTTATAGCAGTATTAAAAATACTTTGGAAAAAGAAAATTTTGAAATAAAAAATTTAAATTTAACGACAGTTAGTAAAGTTCCTGATGATGCATCTGTTGTAATTTTGGCTGGACCGCAGAAAGCGCTTTTAGATAAAGAAAAAGAATCTTTAAAGAAATATTTGGATGAAAAAGATGGAAAACTATTTGCGTTGATTGATCCAAGAAAAGAAATAAAAGAAGACGTAAAAGTAAATGATCTTTTGAATAATTATGGAATTAATTTAACAGATGGCTTAGTAATTGATCCGACAAAAGCTTTTTTTGGCGATGTTGCTGCACCAGTTGTTGAAAAATGGGAAAGCCATCAAATTACTGAAGGCTTGTCTGCTGCATTTTTTCCTGGTGTGCAGATGGTTTCTAAAGGAGACAAAACACCAGAAAATATTTTGGTCAATGATTTAGGAAAAAGCAGCAATGATTCTTGGTTAGAAAATAATTTAGATACTGAAAAAGTAAAATATGATGCAGGATCTGATAAAAAAGGACCAATTTCAATTGGTACTGCTGCTCATCAAACTAAAAAAGTAAAAGAAGGCGATCAGGAAGTTGCAAAAGAAGGATTGAGAATTGTTGTTATTGGAGATTCAGATTTTGCAGTAAATGGATATGAAACTTTCTTAGGCAATCAAGATCTATTTGTTAATTCATTGCATTGGTTAGCTTCTGAAGAAGAATTAATTTCTATTCGTCCAAAAGAAGAAGAACAAAGAACTGTTGCTTTGACAGGTTCACAAGGCAGAATTATATTTTATTTGACTGTTGTTATTATGCCATTAACTGCAATTGGTGTTGGCATATATGTTTGGTCACGAAGAAGAAAAACAAGACGACAATAA
- a CDS encoding DUF4340 domain-containing protein, with the protein MKKLWEKIMNFRFKGAFILTLIFILLLVFVLVFERNREVKLDEAGQETFTVLDIKKDDVQKVTFNNDGEKLVLNKQDDGSWKGKKEVMKDNKKSTDYFKVDSTKLDPILDEMIKIEAAEKIENPNLKDYGLENAKYSAIFELKNNKKKELFVGDKNPDGSSVYAKISDEDYVFLAQTSIKAKIQTKESDLK; encoded by the coding sequence ATGAAAAAACTTTGGGAAAAAATAATGAATTTCAGATTTAAAGGTGCATTTATTTTGACATTAATATTTATTTTATTGTTAGTTTTTGTTTTAGTATTTGAACGAAATCGAGAAGTAAAATTGGATGAAGCTGGTCAAGAAACTTTTACAGTTTTGGATATTAAAAAAGATGATGTGCAAAAAGTTACATTTAATAATGATGGCGAGAAATTAGTTTTGAATAAACAGGATGACGGATCTTGGAAAGGCAAGAAAGAAGTTATGAAAGATAATAAGAAAAGCACTGACTATTTCAAAGTTGATAGCACAAAACTTGATCCTATTTTAGATGAAATGATAAAAATTGAGGCAGCAGAAAAGATTGAAAATCCTAATCTAAAAGATTATGGTTTAGAGAATGCAAAATATTCTGCAATATTTGAATTAAAAAATAATAAGAAAAAAGAATTATTTGTTGGAGACAAAAATCCTGATGGATCTTCAGTTTATGCAAAAATTTCTGATGAAGATTATGTTTTTTTAGCTCAAACTTCAATAAAAGCAAAAATTCAGACTAAAGAAAGCGATTTGAAATAA
- the lexA gene encoding transcriptional repressor LexA, with the protein MKKLTKKQKILLDFLANFEQDNGYMPSYQEITREMGLKSKATVWEHLKNLKDKGYLDFVKGAARAIKLEEKFRLFAKAVQVPLVGLIAAGEPIEAIEDREMMDVPIGFVNGKRVEDCFALKVRGDSMIEDGILDGDYVMVEKNYYPSNGDVVVALLGNEYATLKRYYREKKRIRLQPANSTMKPIYAINPAIQGVVRAVLRKF; encoded by the coding sequence ATGAAAAAGCTAACAAAAAAACAAAAGATTTTATTAGATTTTTTGGCTAATTTTGAACAAGATAATGGCTATATGCCTTCGTATCAGGAAATCACAAGAGAGATGGGATTAAAATCAAAAGCAACTGTTTGGGAGCATTTGAAAAATTTGAAAGATAAAGGTTATTTGGATTTTGTAAAAGGAGCAGCTCGAGCGATAAAGTTAGAAGAAAAATTTAGATTATTTGCAAAAGCAGTCCAAGTACCTTTAGTTGGATTAATCGCAGCAGGCGAGCCAATAGAGGCCATAGAAGATAGAGAGATGATGGATGTGCCAATTGGTTTTGTGAATGGCAAAAGAGTAGAAGATTGCTTTGCTTTGAAGGTAAGGGGTGATTCAATGATTGAAGATGGAATTTTAGATGGCGATTATGTAATGGTGGAAAAAAATTATTATCCTAGTAATGGAGATGTCGTTGTAGCTTTATTAGGAAATGAATATGCAACTTTAAAAAGATATTATCGAGAAAAAAAGCGAATTAGATTGCAACCAGCGAATTCAACGATGAAACCAATTTATGCAATTAATCCGGCGATACAAGGAGTGGTGAGGGCGGTGTTGAGAAAGTTCTAA
- a CDS encoding ABC transporter permease, whose amino-acid sequence MHNILTIAKKELRSYFLSSIAYVVFAMFLLLAGYFFTVILLYTQEASLQGAAYNIVITLLFLIPLLTMKSFAEERRQGTLELLMTKPVTDLEVALGKFFAAAGMYLIMLLSTVVYVFILIKYGNPDMGPIYSAYIGLILVGFAFIALGVFASTLTENQIVAAVIGFAMILLLWVLSWASSQFTGNMAEIISYLSLSGHYDNFVKGVIDLKDVVYYLSFIIFWLFVTVKSIEVRRWK is encoded by the coding sequence ATGCATAATATTTTAACAATTGCGAAAAAAGAATTAAGATCATATTTTCTATCATCGATTGCTTATGTAGTATTTGCAATGTTTTTGCTTTTGGCAGGATATTTTTTCACAGTAATTTTGCTATATACTCAAGAAGCTTCATTACAAGGAGCAGCTTATAATATTGTAATTACTTTATTATTTTTGATTCCATTATTAACAATGAAATCATTTGCTGAAGAAAGACGACAAGGTACATTGGAATTGTTGATGACAAAACCAGTAACTGATTTAGAAGTTGCATTAGGCAAGTTCTTTGCAGCAGCAGGAATGTATTTGATAATGTTGTTATCAACAGTTGTGTACGTATTTATTTTAATTAAATATGGTAATCCTGATATGGGTCCAATTTATTCTGCCTATATTGGTTTGATTTTGGTTGGATTTGCTTTTATTGCTTTAGGAGTTTTTGCTTCAACTTTGACTGAAAATCAAATTGTTGCTGCAGTAATTGGCTTTGCAATGATTTTATTATTATGGGTTTTGTCTTGGGCTTCTTCTCAATTTACAGGAAATATGGCTGAAATTATTTCGTATTTATCTTTATCTGGGCATTATGATAATTTCGTAAAAGGCGTTATTGATTTGAAGGACGTAGTTTACTATTTGAGTTTTATTATTTTCTGGTTGTTTGTAACTGTAAAATCAATTGAGGTTAGACGATGGAAGTAA
- a CDS encoding diacylglycerol kinase family protein — translation MLPPVAVIINLNAMLIRRKGLKYINRIKKVASSVENVQVFITQSPEQVRSIIRKLKKAKVRYICCCGGDGALRHIIQETLKIYGTQALPVIAHIGGGSMSMVAKALGFKKDPHENLATVLKIRSQPDYPIYQKELIQIDDAGKIYYGFFFSIGVVVDYLKYYEKTSKGLWAAICLIFHCILGTVFSRFRIYHYAQAKVTYDNQQFERTKFAGIIAANIKDVVLTFRPLSGRIQKGQFLLGIFSLNAYELLSHVFRYLWGKEVKRDLISRKVINGNAKELILKTDEDIIIDGDVFSNRKKDIRLIRITAGPTVPILNLRLNSTGI, via the coding sequence ATGCTACCACCAGTTGCTGTCATCATCAATCTCAATGCAATGCTGATTAGAAGAAAAGGACTAAAATACATCAATCGAATAAAAAAAGTTGCCTCAAGTGTTGAAAATGTCCAAGTTTTTATTACTCAAAGTCCTGAACAAGTCAGAAGTATTATTCGCAAGTTAAAAAAAGCAAAAGTTCGTTATATCTGTTGTTGTGGTGGAGATGGAGCTTTGCGCCACATCATTCAAGAAACTCTCAAAATTTATGGCACGCAAGCATTACCAGTTATCGCTCATATCGGTGGCGGATCAATGTCCATGGTTGCCAAAGCTCTCGGTTTCAAAAAAGATCCGCATGAAAATCTTGCAACTGTTTTAAAAATCAGATCTCAGCCAGATTATCCAATTTATCAAAAAGAGCTAATTCAAATTGATGATGCTGGAAAAATCTATTATGGATTTTTCTTTTCAATTGGAGTTGTTGTTGATTATTTGAAATATTACGAAAAAACAAGCAAGGGTCTTTGGGCAGCGATTTGCTTAATCTTTCATTGTATTCTTGGAACTGTTTTTAGCAGATTCAGAATTTACCATTATGCTCAAGCTAAAGTAACATATGACAATCAGCAATTTGAAAGAACAAAATTTGCTGGAATCATCGCTGCTAATATTAAAGATGTTGTCCTAACATTCAGACCATTGTCTGGAAGAATCCAAAAAGGTCAATTTCTTCTTGGTATTTTTTCTCTCAATGCCTATGAACTTCTAAGCCATGTATTTCGATATCTCTGGGGCAAAGAAGTAAAAAGAGATCTTATTTCTCGAAAAGTCATCAATGGCAATGCCAAAGAATTGATTCTTAAAACTGACGAAGATATCATTATTGATGGCGATGTTTTCTCAAACCGCAAAAAAGATATCAGGTTGATCAGAATAACAGCTGGACCAACTGTACCAATATTGAACCTTCGTCTAAACTCTACAGGAATCTAA